DNA from Bacteroidia bacterium:
TTATCAATGCCAGACCATAGAACACAAGCAGCGAAGGCACCACCATTTCCAGCGCTCCCTGCACCATCAGCAGCAAAGTGAAAAGCCCCCCGGCCACCAATGGAATCAGCAGATTGGCGGTCAGCCGCCTGGCCGCACCGTTCCATACCGGCTGTTGTTCCTTCCGGGCGCGCCTGTTGGTGAAATAATAACCAAAGAACAGGGAAAGCAGCAAAGTACCCAGCGCCACCGCCATCAGGTACCGGAATTCGGAATACTGAAACAGGCTCCCGGTGTGCTCGTAGCCCGCAATACCAAGCGATAATGAATTGGTGCGCAAATAAGCGAACACGGCCCCGGCCAGGGCCACCAGCCCAATGCATATTCCTGAAAATCCACTCAGGGAAACGAAGCGGGTACTTCGCTCCATCATCACCTTAATGTCGGCCAATGATTTCAGGTGGTCACTTTGTTGATCCATATCAATCGTATTAAAGCACTTTGAAATACAAAGTTAATAAGAATTTGAAAAAGGATGGAGCCACAAAGGCACCATTGAAATTTTGCCACAAAGGCACGAAGAGCACGAAGGGGCATAAAGGGATGTTATTAAAAAATTAAGAAATAGTCACAAAGACACAAAGAGCACAAAGTATTTTTCAGGTTAGTCTGCGTTCTCTGTACTCCCGCTCTCGCTCCGCAAGTATGCGGAGCAACAGTTGAGAGAAGGAATATTTTATATTTAACATTTCATCAATCCACTCGCAATGTTGCCCGGATCATTGGGTTTAAATGAAAATCAAAATCTGCAAGAGGAGGGGATAAGCTCCAGCCACGCCCTTCCTTTAAATAATATATCCCATTGTGACGGTAGGGATGTTTTTTAGAAAAACCCAAAGTTGGTCCGGGGATTCCCTGGTCATTATAAATTACGTCCTTGCGAAATGATTGATCAAAAGATAGCATACATTCACTTGAACCCGGTGAAGGCCGGATATGTCAGGTTGCCAGAATACCCGTTCTGCAACAGTGCTTGCCCCGCAAGCCCACTGAAGGATATGGATGCCAAGGTTGGGGGTTATTCCAATAACTACAGCCAGCGGCTGGAAAACGTAGCCGTCACTTGGCTGGAGCCAAGCGACTGGCGGGGGGTGTCCTTCTGAGCTGCGGTAAATTTGGCCAGCCCACTGTGAAATAAATTTCTGACGCTGCTCACTCCGCAAAAAGGCATAAGAATGAGCAACTGCCAAAAGTTCTGTGCTCAGATAACCTCTTTTTTTTTGAGCGCAGTGAGCAGGCTGCTAATCTGGCCACCATCAAATAAATTAAGGAGCTGAATAAAAGTAGTTCCGACTTTTTCATTCGAGGTAAAAAAGTCATTCAGTTCTGAGAGCTTTTGATTATTTTTGTGTAGGTGCATGATGTGGAAATTGTAGTAGATTGTTCTGTAATGCCTTAAATATAAGGTGTTACAGCCAAATCATTGCACTTTTTTAGTTGTAGTTTTCCACACCTGTTACCGGCTGGGATAACTGGGAAACGTCAGGTCATAATCGAATACGTGAAAAAGTATTTTAGTATATTTAAAACTTAATTAATACTTACTATGGTGCAAATAACCAGTAACCTCAATCCTGCTACTGAAGCAGAAATAGTGAAGAGTATACATAGGTATTTTGAAGGATGCAGTCAAGCTTACAGAAATGATGACAGAAGCATTTTACATACAGTATGTGCTCCAGATTTAGTAGGCTTTGGTACTGGCCCTCATGAAAAGGCACAAAGAAGAGATGGTTTTGAGGATACTCTGTTCGGACCAAAGAACTTCCCTTTCCAAGATATCATATTCAAGTTAAAATGGGCTCACATTGAGAGGATTGGAGGGATGGCGTATGCATCTTGTGAGGTGGATGGTGATGTTCAAATGGATAACAAATGGTCGAGTATGCCGCCTTTGAGAGGAAGCTTCGTATTCCGATATGAAGAACCATCTGGAGCAGAGGTGCTTCCGTGGCAAATGATTCATTTGCATTACTCATTCCCGGATACCCAAACTGAAGACGAAAATATTGATATGCGTGCACTTGCCGAATATAATCGGGAGCTAGAGCGAAAGGTTGAAGAAAAGACGAGAGAACTGATGATAGAAAGAGAGAAATCAGAACGCTTGTTGCTCAATATTCTGCCAGGACCAATAGCAGAGAGGCTGAAGAACGGAGAACGCCCTATTGCCAACAGGGTAAAGGAGGTAACTATTCTCTTTGCTGATATTGTAAATTTCACGCCACTGTCTAACTTACTTTCGCCTGATGAAGTTGTTGATCTTTTGGATAGAATTTTTTCGGCTTTTGACCGCATTATTGATAATTACAAGCTGGAGAAAATTAAAACAATAGGAGACGCTTACATGGCAGTGGCTGGTATTCCTGAACAACACCTTAATCAAATCGAATCTGTAGCACTT
Protein-coding regions in this window:
- a CDS encoding adenylate/guanylate cyclase domain-containing protein codes for the protein MVQITSNLNPATEAEIVKSIHRYFEGCSQAYRNDDRSILHTVCAPDLVGFGTGPHEKAQRRDGFEDTLFGPKNFPFQDIIFKLKWAHIERIGGMAYASCEVDGDVQMDNKWSSMPPLRGSFVFRYEEPSGAEVLPWQMIHLHYSFPDTQTEDENIDMRALAEYNRELERKVEEKTRELMIEREKSERLLLNILPGPIAERLKNGERPIANRVKEVTILFADIVNFTPLSNLLSPDEVVDLLDRIFSAFDRIIDNYKLEKIKTIGDAYMAVAGIPEQHLNQIESVALAALEMQEAIKTINKHHSLSLRIGINTGTAVAGVIGEKKFIYDLWGDAVNTASRMESQGVPGKIQCTQAVKEFLQDKYKFETRGEIEVKGKGLMVTHFLIGEKEGEADVVEIPGMTAN